Proteins encoded within one genomic window of Verrucomicrobiota bacterium:
- a CDS encoding GxxExxY protein: protein MKTINELCDIVRQTSWDIHVYHGHGHLEKVYENALVHRLRKLGLEVKQQHPITVLDEDGTVGEFYADLFVDHRLLVELKAVRAVADEHVAQLLGYLKSTRLEHGVLINFGSYRFQIKKYVLSDRSLP, encoded by the coding sequence ATGAAAACCATCAATGAACTGTGCGACATCGTTCGGCAAACCAGTTGGGACATCCACGTCTATCATGGACACGGACACCTGGAGAAAGTGTATGAAAACGCCCTGGTCCATCGGCTGCGCAAGCTTGGGTTGGAGGTGAAACAACAGCATCCGATCACGGTCCTGGACGAGGACGGCACCGTCGGTGAATTTTACGCGGACCTTTTCGTTGACCATCGGCTGCTTGTGGAACTCAAGGCGGTCCGGGCCGTCGCGGACGAGCACGTGGCGCAGTTGCTCGGCTATCTGAAGTCCACCCGGCTTGAGCATGGCGTGCTGATCAACTTCGGTTCCTATCGGTTCCAGATCAAAAAATATGTCCTGAGTGATCGCAGCCTGCCGTGA
- a CDS encoding response regulator: protein MDIRMPEMEGTEAAQRIIQEWGPGKVKLVAISASVLSHEQERYRRAGFAAFISKPFRLGEVCEALGRVLGTSFEYEEAPGKDEPRRRDCDPATVRIPSELLARMKASAGLYRATELRKEIEGLRRARADQAAAADYLEQLNDAGDMEAILEFLGNVQDREQ from the coding sequence ATGGACATTCGGATGCCCGAAATGGAAGGGACGGAGGCTGCGCAACGCATCATTCAGGAGTGGGGCCCAGGCAAAGTGAAGTTGGTGGCGATCTCGGCGTCGGTGCTGAGCCACGAACAGGAGCGTTATCGCCGGGCCGGATTTGCTGCGTTCATCTCAAAGCCATTCCGCCTGGGGGAAGTGTGCGAAGCGTTGGGGCGCGTGCTGGGAACGTCGTTCGAGTATGAGGAGGCTCCCGGGAAAGATGAACCGCGCCGCCGTGATTGCGATCCGGCAACGGTCCGAATTCCGTCCGAACTCCTGGCGCGCATGAAAGCATCCGCCGGACTGTATCGCGCCACGGAACTGCGCAAGGAGATCGAAGGGCTGCGCCGTGCGCGAGCGGACCAGGCCGCAGCGGCGGATTATCTTGAACAGTTGAACGACGCCGGCGATATGGAGGCGATTTTGGAGTTTCTGGGAAATGTGCAGGATAGAGAGCAGTGA